A window from Vigna angularis cultivar LongXiaoDou No.4 chromosome 7, ASM1680809v1, whole genome shotgun sequence encodes these proteins:
- the LOC108333338 gene encoding probable inactive heme oxygenase 2, chloroplastic: protein MMGLTVKAMPQLRFSLPISVSNKENCICRFSITARSSTDTNITLTHSHTEISTPKPKPKSPLKKRKRYRKLYPGETTGITEEMRFVAMRLHNAAVSPDQSDSDAWHASMEGFIAYLVDTHLIFATLQRIVDESDNVSYAYMRKTGLERSEGLLKDLKWLEEQGNVIPNPSSPGITYAKYLESLAETSAPLFLSHFYNIYFCHIAAGQVIGKKVSEKLLEGKELEFYKWEGDVPKLLKDVRDKLNQLSEHWSRDEKNRCLKETPKSFRFMGQIVLLLVS, encoded by the exons gggGTTAACAGTGAAAGCCATGCCACAGCTACGATTCTCACTCCCAATCTCAGTCTCAAATAAGGAGAATTGCATTTGCAGGTTTTCCATAACAGCAAGAAGCTCCACCGACACCAACATCACTCTCACTCACTCTCACACTGAAATTTCAACTCCTAAACCCAAACCAAAGTCTCCGctcaagaagaggaagaggtatCGGAAGCTGTATCCCGGAGAGACCACCGGCATCACCGAAGAGATGAGGTTCGTCGCCATGAGACTCCACAATGCCGCCGTTTCACCCGACCAATCGGATTCCGACGCGTGGCACGCCTCCATGGAAGGCTTCATCGCTTACCTTGTTGACACTCACCTCATCTTTGCCACTCTCCAGCGCATCGTCGACGAATCCGATAACGTTTCGT ATGCATACATGAGGAAAACTGGGTTGGAAAGATCAGAAGGGCTTTTGAAGGATCTGAAATGGTTGGAGGAGCAAGGAAACGTGATTCCAAATCCCAGTTCTCCGGGGATTACATATGCCAAATATTTAGAGTCACTTGCAGAGACAAGCGCACCTTTGTTTCTATCCCATTtctacaatatttatttttgtcatatAGCTGCTGGTCAGGTGATTGGAAAGAAG GTTTCTGAGAAGCTCTTGGAAGGTAAGGAATTGGAGTTTTACAAATGGGAAGGAGATGTACCTAAATTGTTGAAAGATGTCCGTGATAAGCTCAACCAGCTTTCCGAG CATTGGTCTCGAGATGAAAAGAATAGATGTTTAAAAGAAACTCCAAAGTCATTCCGGTTTATGGGACAGATTGTCCTTCTTCTTGTCTCATAA